TGTACCACTCCAGCCCTTTCTCGTAGTTCCTGTCGAAGAAGTGGGGCTCGGTGCCCACGGCCCGCACGTCGGGGTGCGCCCGGATGGCTTCCAGCAGCGCCCGCGTCCCCCCCTTCTTCACCCCGATGATGAGCGCTTGCGGCAGCCGCTTCTCGCCGTAGTCCGGCGTGGTGCTGCTGCCGCCGCGGCCGCCCGGGCAGCCGGCCCGGCTCAGCTCCTCGTCCGTGGTGCTCGACTCCTGCGGGTCCCTCTCGAAGGCTCCGCTCTGCGCCGTGATCACCTCCCCGGGGGCCAGCTGTGCCCGCAGCCAGGTGCCCGCCGCCCCTTCCCGGCTGCCGTTGGAGGAGGCCCGCGGCGGAGCGGTGGAGGGGCTGCCCGGGGCGGCggaggggctgcccgggggaCTGGCGGGGGAGCGCGGGGCCGCCGTGACCGGGAAGGCGGTGGGGGAACGCGGGGCCCCGGGGACCGCCGAGCCGGGGAGTGCGGCGGGGGAGCGCAGGACGGCCGGACCGGTGCCCCCCATCAGGCTGTAGCACAGGTAGGTGAGGCACAGCGAGAGGCTGCACATGCAGAGCAGCTTCCGCGCCGGGGGCCCCTTAGAGCCGCGGCCGCCCGGCACCCCCGGCTGGGCGGGGGGGGACATGGCTGCTCCCCGCTCCTCGCCCCGGGCACCGGGCGCACATGGTGTCAGCCGCCGCCCGGCAGCCCCAGCCGCATGgggcgccgccgcccgcccgccccgccgccgccggtgGGGGGGGGCCCCGCATGGCACGGTCGCCGCCGGCCCCCGCCGGGTACCGGGGCGCTCGGGCTCCGCGCGGCCGCGCTCCGCTCCCGGCAGCCCCGCGCTGTTGCCTCCCGAGTTCCTGCCGCGAAACTTTGTGCCGGGTGGGAGGCGGGAGCGCGTTCCCGGCGCGGGGagggcccggcccgcccccaccgccgccgccgggaGCGCGGGGAGcgcgcggggccgggccgggccgggccgggcggcgacAGCGACAGCGACAGCGCGGGGCAGCACCGCGGACAGCGGCAGCGCCGAGATCCCCGGGCAGCACCGCGGACAGCGGCAGCGCCGAGATCCCCGGGCAGCACCGCGGACAGCGGCGGGCACACCCGGCTCGCCGGCCGCGGCCgcagcagcctcagcccacG
The Cinclus cinclus chromosome 16, bCinCin1.1, whole genome shotgun sequence DNA segment above includes these coding regions:
- the HS3ST4 gene encoding heparan sulfate glucosamine 3-O-sulfotransferase 4 gives rise to the protein MSPPAQPGVPGGRGSKGPPARKLLCMCSLSLCLTYLCYSLMGGTGPAVLRSPAALPGSAVPGAPRSPTAFPVTAAPRSPASPPGSPSAAPGSPSTAPPRASSNGSREGAAGTWLRAQLAPGEVITAQSGAFERDPQESSTTDEELSRAGCPGGRGGSSTTPDYGEKRLPQALIIGVKKGGTRALLEAIRAHPDVRAVGTEPHFFDRNYEKGLEWYRNVMPKTLEGQITMEKTPSYFVTNEAPRRIHSMAKDTKLIVVVRNPVTRAISDYTQTLSKKPEIPTFEVLAFKNRTLGLIDASWSAIRIGIYALHLENWLQYFPLSQILFVSGERLITDPAGEMAKVQDFLGLKRIVTEKHFYFNKTKGFPCLKKPEDSSAPRCLGKSKGRTHPKIDPDVIHRLRKFYKPFNVMFYQMTGQDFQWEQEESDK